The Lycium barbarum isolate Lr01 chromosome 10, ASM1917538v2, whole genome shotgun sequence genome includes a region encoding these proteins:
- the LOC132613797 gene encoding uncharacterized protein LOC132613797, with protein MKDYLYCVLLLRLEDTVVPANKERRYLLKEFPELASCKECSTVLEVGCGNGSTALPILRGNTSISLYACDCSKEALERAKENIEAANINLAKERFYTFQCDFSASGFPNWLICTSCRESFFQKQNMCSADARSCSKQDFPDPLISAKNNSCIGGVDFVTLIFTLSAVPLHRMSRAITECFSILKPGGLLLFRDYGLYDMTMLRFEPEQRVGYREYMRSDGTRSYFFCLDNLELEYCCVQSVNRQNGKIMRRVWIHGKFQKPHGHLG; from the exons GAGCGGCGGTACTTGCTTAAGGAATTCCCAGAGCTAGCCTCGTGCAAGGAATGCTCGACAGTTTTGGAGGTCGGTTGTGGAAATGGTAGTACAGCTCTGCCAATATTACG TGGAAACACGAGCATCTCTCTGTATGCCTGTGACTGCAGCAAAGAGGCTCTTGAGAGAGCTAAAGAGAATATTGAAGCTGCTAATATAAACTTGGCTAAAGAACGTTTTTACACATTCCAATGTGATTTCTCTGCAAGTGGATTTCCAAACTGGTTAATCTGCACTTCTTGCCGTGAAAGTTTCTTCCAGAAGCAAAATATGTGCTCCGCAG ATGCAAGAAGCTGCAGTAAGCAAGATTTCCCTGATCCACTGATATCTGCCAAGAACAATAGCTGCATTGGCGGAGTAGATTTTGTTACTTTA ATATTTACACTATCGGCAGTGCCACTTCACAGGATGTCGAGAGCAATCACAGAATGCTTCTCCATTCTAAAGCCCGGAGGGCTGTTGTTATTCAGAGATTATG GTCTTTATGATATGACCATGCTTCGGTTCGAGCCAGAGCAAAGAGTAGGATACAGGGAGTACATGCGTTCTGATGGAACAAGGTCTTACTTCTTTTGCTTGGATAAT CTTGAGCTTGAATATTGTTGTGTCCAGTCAGTGAATCGACAGAATGGGAAGATCATGCGAAGAGTATGGATTCATGGGAAGTTCCAGAAGCCACATGGCCACTTAGGTTAA
- the LOC132613796 gene encoding UDP-glycosyltransferase 86A1-like: MELKKHLQPHAVLIPLPLQGHINPFTHLAMKLASKGFTITFVGTESTHQQIATAQSLKDDDNPFSHAQKSGLDIRYAKINDGFPLSFDRRANASQFMEGLTHVFQAHVDDFIENLVLSKPNPPISCLIADSFHVWASMIAKKYNLVNVSFWTEPATVLTVFYHTDLLKSNGHFGCHDKYEDTIRYIPGVQAIKPQDLPSYCQDADESARYVFKCIEDAKKADFVIGNTVQELESSTISVLQKQQPFYAIGPVFPTSFSKRTMLTSLLTASDYTDWLNSKQDGTVLYISFGSLANLSKQDILEIAQGILISKVSFIWVLRHNILVSGERNVLPIGFEEETADRGLVVPWCSQLGVLSHPAVGGFLTHCGWNSILESIWCKVPMVCFPVLADQLTNRKLVVDDWRIGVNLCTGRLIRRDVVAENIGRIMSKSDESRKNIDKTNMAFQNALSDEGSSEKNLNQFTEDMKNKISQKN; the protein is encoded by the exons ATGGAGCTGAAAAAACACCTACAGCCACATGCAGTACTCATACCACTTCCTCTTCAAGGCCATATAAATCCATTCACACATCTAGCCATGAAGCTTGCCTCAAAAGGTTTTACCATCACCTTTGTCGGTACAGAATCAACTCACCAGCAGATAGCTACAGCTCAGTCGCTTAAAGATGATGACAACCCTTTCTCCCATGCACAGAAATCCGGTCTTGACATTCGTTATGCCAAAATTAACGATGGCTTTCCACTGAGTTTTGACAGGAGGGCCAACGCGAGCCAGTTCATGGAAGGTCTCACTCATGTTTTCCAAGCTCATGTGGATGACTTCATTGAAAATCTAGTCCTCTCGAAGCCAAACCCACCAATTTCTTGTTTAATAGCTGATAGTTTCCACGTGTGGGCATCAATGATTGCCAAGAAATATAATCTTGTCAATGTTTCATTTTGGACTGAACCAGCAACAGTGCTTACAGTCTTCTATCACACGGACCTGCTCAAGAGTAATGGCCACTTCGGGTGTCATG ATAAGTATGAAGACACCATTAGATACATACCAGGAGTTCAAGCCATCAAACCACAAGATTTACCTTCATATTGTCAAGATGCTGATGAAAGCGCCCGTTATGTGTTCAAGTGTATTGAAGATGCAAAGAAAGCAGACTTTGTCATTGGTAATACAGTGCAAGAACTAGAGTCTTCCACCATCTCAGTTTTACAAAAACAGCAGCCATTCTATGCAATTGGGCCAGTCTTCCCCACAAGCTTCAGCAAGAGAACAATGTTAACGAGCCTGCTAACAGCATCAGATTATACCGACTGGCTCAATAGCAAACAAGATGGTACAGTGTTATACATCTCATTTGGTAGTCTTGCTAATCTGAGTAAACAGGATATTCTGGAAATTGCACAAGGCATCCTGATAAGTAAGGTGAGTTTCATTTGGGTGCTACGTCACAATATCTTGGTTTCTGGAGAAAGAAACGTTTTGCCTATTGGATTTGAGGAAGAAACTGCAGATAGAGGATTGGTTGTGCCATGGTGCTCTCAACTAGGAGTACTATCACATCCAGCAGTTGGAGGGTTTTTGACTCATTGTGGGTGGAATTCAATCTTGGAGAGCATATGGTGTAAAGTTCCGATGGTGTGCTTTCCTGTTTTGGCGGATCAACTTACTAACAGGAAATTAGTGGTTGATGATTGGAGGATTGGTGTGAATCTTTGCACTGGAAGATTAATCAGGAGGGATGTAGTAGCGGAGAATATTGGAAGGATAATGAGTAAATCAGATGAATCGAGGAAAAATATAGACAAAACGAATATGGCCTTTCAGAATGCACTTTCTGATGAGGGATCTTCAGAGAAGAATCTCAACCAATTCACAGAAGACATGAAGAACAAGATTTCTCAGAAAAATTGA
- the LOC132615960 gene encoding AT-hook motif nuclear-localized protein 20-like — MANPWWTGQVGLQGVETSSSAGSPSLKKPDLGVSMNDHSGGSGSHDEDRDHSDDPKEGAVEVATRRPRGRPAGSKNKPKPPIFVTRDSPNALRSHVMEVANGADVAESIAQFARKRQRGVCVLSATGTVTNVTLRQPSAPGAVMALHGRFEILSLTGAFLPGPAPPGSTGLTIYLAGGQGQVVGGSVVGSLVASGPVMVIASTFSNATYERLPLEEEEEGGGQVAQGQLGGGGGGSPPGMGSGGGGGGQQQGGGGMGDIPSSNMPVYNLPPNLLPNGGQLNHEAFAWAHGRPPF; from the exons ATGGCAAACCCATGGTGGACAGGTCAAGTAGGTTTACAAGGAGTTGAAACGTCATCCTCAGCTGGCTCACCCTCCCTCAAGAAACCAGATCTAGGCGTATCTATGAACGACCATAGCGGTGGTAGTGGCAGCCACGACGAAGATAGAGACCACTCCGACGACCCTAAAGAGGGTGCAGTCGAAGTAGCCACTCGTCGACCCAGAGGTCGACCAGCTGGCTCAAAAAACAAGCCAAAACCCCCCATTTTCGTGACAAGGGACAGCCCTAACGCGCTTAGAAGTCACGTGATGGAAGTTGCAAATGGAGCTGATGTAGCTGAAAGTATAGCACAGTTTGCTAGGAAGAGACAAAGAGGTGTTTGCGTGTTGAGTGCTACTGGAACTGTTACTAATGTAACCCTAAGACAACCTTCTGCTCCTGGTGCTGTTATGGCATTACACGGACGTTTCGAGATCTTATCGTTGACTGGCGCCTTCCTCCCTGGACCTGCTCCTCCTGGATCAACAG GTTTGACTATTTACCTAGCAGGAGGACAAGGACAAGTTGTGGGAGGAAGTGTAGTAGGGTCTTTAGTAGCATCAGGACCAGTTATGGTGATTGCATCAACTTTTTCTAATGCTACATATGAGAGGCTGCCGttggaggaggaggaagaaggcGGTGGACAGGTGGCACAAGGACAACTTGGAGGTGGCGGTGGTGGATCGCCGCCGGGAATGGGCAGTGGTGGTGGTGGAGGGGGACAACAACAAGGTGGTGGTGGTATGGGTGATATTCCATCTTCAAATATGCCAGTATATAATTTGCCACCAAACTTGCTACCAAATGGTGGACAATTGAACCATGAAGCATTTGCTTGGGCACATGGACGCCCTCCTTTTTAA